The Setaria italica strain Yugu1 chromosome VIII, Setaria_italica_v2.0, whole genome shotgun sequence genome includes the window TTTTATGTGCATAGTTGCACTTCCTTGTGTTTGGGCACTATATTAACTGTTACCCTTTTCCTTTGTGATGGACACATTAGGTCATGGAAGAAGTGCTTGTGTCGTGTGTGCAATTCTAGTAGCACTGGGTGTCGCTGAAACTTGGAAAGATGCTGAGAATATCATACGTGAAAGAAGAAAGATAAAAATGAATGCTCTTCACCGGAAAACCTTGGAAGAGTGGTCCAAGCATCGAGTTGCTCAGAAAAAGGGAAATTAGTTGTAAGTGATAACATTTTCATCAGTGATTTAAAGCCCGTTTAAAACATCATAAAGTGGCATATTTGTTTGGGCTCATTGTGTAAGATTGTAACATTCCTGATTTCAAATAATACAATGTACATGGAAATCATTTGCACATGAGAGAACTATCAGCTTTTAACTCTATGAATGCTCCCTACTCCCTATGTATTTGTTATAGAGCCCCTGTGAGTCAGCCCTTCCGATCACAGCATGCTGGTGTCTTGGAGTGGCTCTGcaatcttttttatttattttggaagTAATGTTCAACTTTTAAAAATAGTATATGAATTTATACCAGGTCTGCAAGGCAAATTTTCTTGCCCTGATAATTGACTGCAAGCTGACATTATCTATTTATCTTGATTTTTCTTTATGCAACTAAATAGGTGGATACAGACAAAGATCACAGTATAATAACCAAATTTAATTTAGATATTGTATTACTTCGTCTTACGTATATCTAGTATAGTCATACACGTTACTAGTTCACTCAACCATCCAATTCAACATAGTCTGGTGCTAGTTGTGTAGTAATGCTCTAACCAGTGATCATCATCAGAATTGCTGAATAAATTCTTTCATTAACTAGGAAGAGCATGTTTGGGAATTTAGACTGGACAGAACCAGAAGAATGCACAGTACTGGAGATTCTAGCTGTTCTTTTtccctccccttctcactccacAGTGAACTAAACAATTTCACCTCCTGGAAATTGTTTGTACAAGTTCCACGCTTTTTTAGAAACACTATTACTGTTTTCCACAAGAAATCCAGAAATACTCCTTTTCGCAAGCTTCCTTCATTTCCTAGGTTTCTTCTGTGGCTCTCAGATATTGCTGGCATCCAAAACTTCTATTCCAAGTCGTTTTTCCCTTGCTCTTTAGCTGAAGGTTAGTTCCACGACATGTCTGATTCAGAAGGCTGAAAATTGACTTTGGGATGATTGTGCCGCAATGCTTATCTCTCCACAATTGCCTTCATCTGGCACTAGTATCCTGCAGGCAATACATGCACCATCAATAACAAATAGATCAGGGAAGCATCTTGAAAAAAGTATGCTATAGCTTTTcagataattattttagagtTATATACAATTTAGTTAGTTGGCGAAACATCTTGAGAAAGTAACCAAAATGTGGCATAGCATGGTCCTTTTTTTAAGGAAGTATGGGCTCTATGTTTTGTTATAGTTGCTTGCTGACTTTTGATTGCTGGTAGGAGGGAGGTCCATTCCCTGCTGATTAGTAGGTCACATTATTTTATCATTGCCTGTACAGAAGCCCTGGTTCACTCTTATACTAATGTGTACTTGAATTTATCCAATCATTCCTGAATACTACCTTCAACAACTAGAGGTTGGGTACTTCTTTCTTAAGTCAACTGAAGATGGGGGAACTGTCATAGGAACTGCATGATGCTTACTCTCGAGGCCGAGAAGCCCAGAGGGAGCTTAAGGCACGAAGGCGGTTGTGGTACTCGCCAATGGCCAAGAAACATCGAGCTGCCTGTCGAACTGTCAGAATCCTGTGCATCTGATGAAGAGTCTGTTGCCTCAAGTTATCAGCCTGAAAATTACACATGTAACTTTAGCATGCTTCGCAGGAACAATATACAGATGCATTCCAAAAGGATATCATTACATGCTTAGTTGACGAGTCATTTTTCTCTACCATGCAGACATGAGACTTGCACATTTATACATGGTGATGGCATAATATATTTAGATATGAGTTATCTGCAAAGTCCAAAGCATTGAAACTTGACAATGTCCAAAAGGGAcagttgcttattttttttggaacaaTCAGTTGCTTATTTTTTGGCACAACTAGTGCTGAAACTGATGAGGTTTAATATGATACAGGCATGACCAGAAATAAAGATGTCCTGGATGTATCGCTGTGACATTTTTTATTCCAATAAGTCCTACCAAGTGGTTAATTGCTCGTCTACAAAGTTGAGTGTACTATATACAACACTGACCTGACGATCAAGATTGAAGTATAGATGAGGTATAGATGAAAATATTCTTAACCTGTATCACAAAGCCTTCAAGGTTGGACAGCTTGCCAAGGGCAAGGGCCATTTGACCCATGAAGTTCATGTTGGCGTCATCAATCAAAGATCCACCGGCCATCGTGTCAGCTAGTGACTGATGCAGCTGCTCCAGGCCCTGGGAGAGAGCTTCCTCTGCCTGCTGTGATGACTGTTGAAGGTTGCAGATGCCTACCACTTGCTGTTCAGTCAGGGGATCTAGCTGGGGCAGCAGTGTCTGCAGCAACATGAAAAAGTTTTTTAACGAAATTAAGAAAACCATATGAGCTTGTATTTAACTTGAGTTAATTTTACTCTACTGAACTGATTGATGTACTTCTTTTCCTGTAATATCTAACTGTCAAGTGATCTGTGCCAGGTGCGTTCTGTAACAAAATCAACCTTATTTCGGATTACCAACATAGGAGAATGTAGCTATGCATGCATGAGTTTGTTATCAGGTGCTTTATTCAGTTGTCAGACATAAGTTCATACCTTGAGCAGATCGGAGGGCCTGAATCCACCCATCCAGAGGAAGCACCGCTCGGCGGGGGTCGTCCACACCCCGGTGATGAGGTGGAACACGTCGGACTTGACTGCCACAGCCTTGAGCTGGAAGAGCTCGTCATGGTGGGTCAGGGTGTCGTCGACGATGGCTCTGAGGCCACCATCCGGCAAATGCGCGTGCAGGGCTCCGTGCAGCTCTGCCATGCGCCGGGCGTGGTCATCCAGCCACCGGGCGTACTCCACGTCGAACATCGCGGCGCCTGGACATGGAAGGCACTTGCCAGTCAGACAAGTGGATCATAAACTATGGGGGAGTATACTCTATGGCCGACCATAGATTATACTCTCCCTGTATACAAACACTGACGAGCACGTTTAGAAATGAGGATTAGATTATGCACCTGAGCTGGTGTTTGCACCTGGAGCTCCACCAAGAAAGAGGCCCTAGAAAAACACACCAGTCCAGATTTCATTGATTCAGATGGTCAGTAGTAGCCAGAAAAGGTAAAAACACAAGAGTACAAATTTTACCTGGGAACGGGCTCGCTGCATGTCCTGTTCCATCTGAGCAAGCTTCAGCTTGCTGCTCTCAAGCTGCTGAATATAAGCCTATGCCACAATGACAAAATTAACTGTCAAAAACTTGGGAAACTGGAAAAGTCACTGTTGAAAAACTCAAGTTTCCTAGTAGCTGATGATGCTCAAAACATCACCTTCTTTCGCAGTCGGCTTTTACGTGCAGCTTCACGATTCTGAGCCAGCCTTCTGATTGTCTGCTGACACAAGGAGAGAAGGTAACTAAACCTCATTATCTAGGATTTTCAAATACTTCACACACATCGTAAACTGAAGCACCCTAAGGATATGCACCCTGACCTTTGGATCAAGAGTTTTTCCAGACTTTGTAGTGGAACTTGTAGCCATGTTCTGCATACCAAGTAGACTTGGACAAGTCACAACATGTAAATTGGTAAATCAGAGTAAAATTACACAACAGGAGAGAAATGGAATAACAATAATGCTGTTCCGCCTATGTGTGTCCATGGTGTAAACAATATATAGTAGGATCTCGACATTCCAGTTACattaaacagaaataaaaaatagtaGTGTACATTTGGTGGAAGCCACCCACTCCGACAACAGACAAAACTTGGTTTTGCTTTTTGTTTATGTTGTTGTCACGCTCTAATTGGCAAAGTTTCTTTTGGTTAAGTGTGAATCATCCAGTTAATATACAATGCTTTCAACCAATCTATCTTGGCAGATGATCACTTGACCAGAAAGTACCTAAAGCACCACTGACCTGAAGTTGCCATTAATTATGCATCATTTGGTGCATTTCTATTAGGGCACAATCTTGGAAGCTACAGACAATAATATTGTGCAATGCCAACTTGTCTCCTATTGCAGCACCAATGGCAGTACGTGATCTATCATGCACTAACCTAACATATCCTCTACTGGACTTATCCACACCTATAACACAAAAGATTGTTGATCTAGAATAACTAGAATGACTAGTTCTTCAATTCTTAGACGAATAACTAGAATGACTAGTTCTTGTAGAAAATGTAGTCTATCCTACAGGAAAGGTAATCAAATTGAAAATTTCAGAGATAGGTGATTATATTCTCCATCTAATAATACTAGCGGTACACAAAAAACACCAGTCCAGTGGCAAGAAGCATCAGAGGAGAGCAACTAGAAGCTTTTCTTATTTCTATAGGGGCCTAGGGGCCAAAAGGTTCACCTAACGTGTTGGGATTGGCGATCTTGGGAGCAGCAAAATCATAAATGCCCTGGAATAATGTATTCTTCTACCAATAGGAGTATGTATAGCTAGCTGCATGAGCACCTTGGAAGTTGTGGCCTTTGTGGGCTAGCCAGCGACATGAGGCCAGGATAGGGAACATTACATTTCATTCCAATGATAAGGGTGAGCAAGGAGAGATGGATGCAGAAAGAAAGAATACATCCAAGAGGCACAAATGTATCAAAAAACTGTGAGATGTGGCCATGGACAACACAGAGAAATGCCTACCTTGTGCTGAatctcctcctgctgctgctgtgaaCCTTGATCGAACTGGCTCGCCATGTTGTGTGCTGCTCCGTGCTGGTCTGAGGAGTGGTTGCTATTGTTCTTGCTGCTGCTCTCCGAGTCTTCTGTGCTGTCTGCCGTCAAATTTGAGCCCTCCTAACGTGCAAAAGCAAAAATGGGAGGCAGTTGCAAACTTGTGTTCTTGCTTGTACCAGCTAGATGCACAAATAACTCTACAACTTGTAGCTAGTCCATACCTTGGGTGTGTGAAGAGACCTCATAGGCCAAGCTGGGAAGATGTCCAGTgtaggaggtggcctagctgtagccgttgcagctgcagcaggagcagcagtgGGAAAGGCTGCAAGAAGATATCATAGGGGAGGAAGGAGATCAAGACATGTATGTATCTGGAGTACTCTAGCAAGTAGCAACTGAGAGGAAGCATTGGGATCACAAGGGAAGATAGGAAAGTGGGGGCCACTGTGGCAGTGAAAGTGAGTGGAGCTTATTCTCTTTGAGCTTGTGCCTGTAGAGAGCCAGCGAGAGTTGGTAGTGTGGTACTGGTGTACTACCATGGAGATCAACTTGTTgcactctagagagagagagagagagagagagagagagagagaggaatcaCAAGGTAGTCAGAGTCACACCATAGCACAGCTGCACAACTGCCACTCTTGCAGTCCTGCTGCTCCTGCATGGTTGCTTTTGACTACAATGCCCTAACCCATTGCAAAAGTGGCTCACAAGGTTGTATGTTTTTGGCCTTGGCCAGCCAGAGGGAGAAAAGTTTGTGTGCTTTCTTGGTCTtggtcagagagagagagagagagagagagagagcgagggagggagagggagagagagagagagagctgctTACGCGTGGGATGAGCTGCGGAGGTGGTTGCAGCTTGAGTTCTTCTGAGTGAGGCAACCTGATGCATGAAAGCCTCTTCCAGCTCTCCAAAATAGGTAGCTCCTTCTTGATCACTACCAAGCATGTGAAACGGCAGGTAGTAACGATTAGAGAGGTAGACCAAAAAAGTAGAGGCAGGAAGCATGACGAACGGGGAACCGGCAACCAATATGACAGAAGACGATAACCAGGGAGAAATTCGGGAACTCATGCAAATTTGCATAATAAACTAATTTAAATTAAGTGCAAGGTCACTCATTCATCCTTTGTTCTCCTTCATTTGCATAAATCATGGTCAGCAAAAGGTGGAAATAGAGATGGCAAACAGAACATGAGAGATTGAGAGGTTCTTACAAGAAATTTGGAGTGGCGCTGGCGACGGCACCATGGAAGCCATAGCCAAGAGCACAAGGATCCTGCCTTGAATGACTAGAACTACTAGTCTCTCCCATCCTGTGAGGAGCTAGCTCCTGTGTGATATATCCGACTTCGAATCCTCCTGCTTCTTGTTGATTAACTAGCAACCTAGTTCAGAACACAAAAAACACATCAAATTGGCTGGTCATGATGCTACACATCGCTAGCTCAGAAAAC containing:
- the LOC101755908 gene encoding transcription factor TGAL4, with protein sequence MGETSSSSHSRQDPCALGYGFHGAVASATPNFFDQEGATYFGELEEAFMHQVASLRRTQAATTSAAHPTPFPTAAPAAAATATARPPPTLDIFPAWPMRSLHTPKEGSNLTADSTEDSESSSKNNSNHSSDQHGAAHNMASQFDQGSQQQQEEIQHKNMATSSTTKSGKTLDPKTIRRLAQNREAARKSRLRKKAYIQQLESSKLKLAQMEQDMQRARSQGLFLGGAPGANTSSGAAMFDVEYARWLDDHARRMAELHGALHAHLPDGGLRAIVDDTLTHHDELFQLKAVAVKSDVFHLITGVWTTPAERCFLWMGGFRPSDLLKTLLPQLDPLTEQQVVGICNLQQSSQQAEEALSQGLEQLHQSLADTMAGGSLIDDANMNFMGQMALALGKLSNLEGFVIQADNLRQQTLHQMHRILTVRQAARCFLAIGEYHNRLRALSSLWASRPREILVPDEGNCGEISIAAQSSQSQFSAF